The following are from one region of the Elgaria multicarinata webbii isolate HBS135686 ecotype San Diego chromosome 13, rElgMul1.1.pri, whole genome shotgun sequence genome:
- the LOC134408371 gene encoding gilatoxin-like, with the protein MEPSKLLAFFLLLLPTFVSAHRKRVLGGEECSETEHPWLVLLYTSKGPYCDGILIDSNWVLSAAHCYESGKIEIKLGMHNSNVLRGNEQSRVSVATHCYPDTARTTKNSCVNFTADIMMLKLNKPVKYSKFIAPLRLPTVSVSVGAKCRVMGWGSTTIPTVTYPDVPHCADVNIQEKRLCVKAHRKWKMTDHILCTGTWRGCKGVCSGDSGGPLICEGEVQGIASFADEIGPRIHTKVDNYLNWIRGFF; encoded by the exons ATGGAACCTTCCAAACTGCTGGCtttctttctgttgctgctgccgacTTTTG TGTCAGCACACCGTAAGCGGGTCCTTGGAGGCGAGGAATGCAGTGAGACTGAACATCCATGGCTTGTGCTTCTCTATACCTCTAAAGGCCCCTACTGTGATGGAATATTGATTGATTCTAACTGGGTGCTCAGTGCTGCTCATTGCTACGAAAG TGGAAAAATCGAGATAAAGCTTGGAATGCACAACTCAAATGTGCTAAGAGGTAACGAACAGTCGAGAGTCAGTGTGGCCACCCATTGCTACCCGGACACTGCCCGCACCACCAAGAACAGCTGTGTGAATTTCACTGCTGACATCATGATGCTCAAATTGAACAAACCTGTGAAGTACAGCAAGTTCATCGCCCCTCTCCGCCTGCCCACCGTCTCTGTCTCCGTGGGAGCAAAATGCAGGGTCATGGGTTGGGGCTCAACCACAATTCCTACGG TGACTTATCCTGACGTTCCTCATTGCGCTGACGTCAACATACAAGAGAAACGCTTGTGTGTGAAGGCTCACCGAAAGTGGAAAATGACTGACCACATATTATGTACAGGAACTTGGAGAGGATGCAAAGGAGTATGCTCG GGTGATTCTGGTGGACCCCTTATCTGTGAAGGAGAAGTCCAGGGGATTGCTTCTTTTGCTGACGAAATTGGGCCTCGCATACATACCAAGGTCGACAACTATCTCAACTGGATCCGTGGTTTTTTTTGA
- the LOC134408372 gene encoding gilatoxin-like, whose translation MEPSKLLAVFLLLLPSFVSAHRKRVLGGEECSEYEHPWLVRLYDSKSSFCDGILIDSKWVLSAAHCYKSGKIKIKLGMHNRKVLRGNEKSRLSVATHCYPDTARTTKNSCANFTVDIMMLKLNKPVKYSKFIAPLRLPTVSVSVGAKCRVQGWGTTTVPNMTYPAVPHCADVNIQEKRLCVKAHPGWKMTEHILCAGTWKGCKGTCWGDSGGPLICEGQVQGIISYGEPVGPRINTKVDNYLNWIRGFY comes from the exons ATGGAACCTTCCAAACTGCTGGCTgtctttctgttgctgctgccatctttTG TGTCAGCACACCGTAAGCGGGTCCTTGGAGGCGAGGAATGCAGTGAGTATGAACATCCATGGCTTGTGCGACTCTATGACTCTAAAAGCTCCTTCTGTGATGGAATATTGATCGATTCTAAATGGGTGCTCAGTGCTGCTCATTGCTACAAAAG TGGCAAAATTAAGATAAAGCTTGGAATGCACAACAGAAAGGTGCTAAGAGGTAATGAAAAGTCGAGACTCAGTGTGGCCACCCATTGCTACCCGGACACTGCCCGCACCACCAAGAACAGCTGTGCGAATTTCACTGTTGACATCATGATGCTCAAATTGAACAAACCTGTGAAGTACAGCAAGTTCATCGCTCCTCTCCGCCTGCCCACCGTCTCTGTCTCCGTGGGAGCAAAATGCAGGGTCCAGGGTTGGGGCACAACCACAGTTCCTAACA TGACTTATCCTGCAGTTCCTCATTGCGCTGACGTCAACATACAAGAGAAACGCTTGTGTGTGAAGGCTCACCCAGGGTGGAAAATGACTGAACACATATTATGTGCAGGAACTTGGAAAGGATGCAAAGGAACATGCTGG GGTGATTCTGGTGGACCCCTTATCTGTGAAGGACAAGTCCAGGGTATTATATCTTATGGTGAACCAGTTGGGCCTCGCATAAATACTAAGGTCGACAACTATCTCAACTGGATCCGTGGTTTTTATTGA